Genomic window (Sediminispirochaeta smaragdinae DSM 11293):
TGCCGCGGATGATGAGGGTTTCTCCTGCATCCATGTGGAGCGATAGCCCATTCAGCACCTTATGGCGTCCATAGCCGACATGGAGTTCTTCGATATCCACGGGGATGCCCCCGGTAAGGCCCGCCCGCTTTTTCAAAAAGATGTAGATCTCCTCCGGAGTCATCGTGCCCGATAGCATCTCTTCGGTCTTACAGCTGATTTTGTCGACAAGCTGGTCCCAGCCCGGGGTGATTCCATGCTGCCTGAAATAATCGAGGCCCAGCCGGCTCAGGATGTGGATATGGACATCCCTCACGCCGAGATGCAGCATCATGCCCGCAGCGGCTATGCCCCCGATGGAATCCTCGACACACAGATCCGAGGGGGAGATATTGCTATGCAGGCATGCCTCTTCCAATTCAAACAGGGGATAGAGCCAGCGACCGTTGCTGGTAAAGAAGAGCGTTCCGTTTCTTTTCGCAACCAGGGATGGGTTCATTCGCTTTTCCTTTCGTTTTCTCTGGCAGAGATGATCAGTTCGGGTCGATATTCAAAATGCATATTATCCCAAACAGGCCACTTTCCTCCCCAGATAAAGCCTTCTTCTTCGAAGGCCGAAAGAACCGAATCGGGAGGCATCCACCGTTTATCCAGCGGCACAAGCATCCATGTCTCGTTCCCGCTGTTTTTTTCCCAAAGCCAGTATATGACTTTGCCCTCCCCATGAGAAGGCAGCATGTCCAGTGCCAGCCCCATGCTGTGAAAGGAGCGCCCTGCGGTATCGCGGACCTCTCGCCACGCGTAACCGTGCATGCTCGCAATGCTCTCCGTGAACTCCTTTACCGCGCTGTCGTTTCGGGCAAGCTGCAAGATTTTGGTCTCGACCCGCTTGAGCGGACCGGTGATCTTCTCATGCACATTAATCTGTTTTCCCAGAAAGGTGAACTTTACGATATGGCTTTCGACCGAGCTGCGCGTTGCGCTATCGTAGATGGCATCGAAGAAGGCGGTGTTTGATACCGGCGCCCTGCTGCGCCGTTTCGTTGAACCGAAGGATTCGATGGCGGCTATCTGTTCGGGCGAAAGGGTTGCGGGATCCATGAGCTCTATACGGTACGGATAGATGAGAAGGCGGTAGCGTTCTTTCTCATCATACTGATCGGACCGTACATAGCGGCCGTCCGCCCAATAGAGTGAGGTGCTCTTCTCATTGGCCTCTATGGTGATCTTCCAGTCCTCCACCATAGTGTCGTAGGAGATGGAAAATACTATATCGGGATAGGCCCGCTTGAGGATCCTGAGTTCCGAGAAGACGGAACGCGGATCCACTTGTGTTCCTGTTTGTGCACGTGCCGCAATCACCCGGAAGAAAAAGATGATGCAGATAAGGAACACCGCTCTGTATGTTGTTGTAAATCTACTGCTTTTCATTGTCGAATGTACCGTATGATAGTGACACATTCTTCACTTTTCCCCAAGTCCCGTTTGGGGAAACATGGGGAAAGGCAGGCAAAACTCTATAGGCGCTATAGGCCGAGAAGCGGACGCAGATCCAGGCAGAGTTTCAGGCTTCGGGGAATATGAAAGGGGCCTTTCCAAAGGTTGCCCTTTGCACCCGAGGCGGGGACGCCGTCTCGGCTTAGGTAGCCGAACCACTCGGGATATTCCGGGTCGGGAAAGCTGCCGAAGAGATAATCGGCGACTTGCAGAAAGTAATCCGCGTAGTTCTCCTTCCCTGAGAGCGCGTAGGCAAGCAGCGATGCGTAAAGGGCCTCGGTATGGGGCCACCAGTATTTCATGGCAGCTTCGATGTGCGGGGAATCATGATCATAGAGGTCAAGAAAAGAAAAGAAACCGCCGTAGCGTGTATCCCAACCCCGTGCAAATGCCCAGTCGACTATCTGCATGGCCCGCTCGAGGTAGAAATGGTTCTTGGTGTAGCGGTACTCCTCCATGAGGAACCAGGCCGTTTCAAGGCTGTGACCTGGATTGATCTCCCGCCCCGCAGGTGTATCCACAATCTCCCCCTCGGGGTCGCTGAATTCGAGTACCACCTCTTCCGAAGGGTGGAAAAAGTAACGAAGGAATTCGTCGATTTGCTTTTCGATCCGTTTGGTTAATCCGATTTTCACTTCGGCGTTCGAACTTTGCGAACGCATCTGCTGGAAGAGGTTGATCATGATCATGGTCATGGAATGCGAACGCAG
Coding sequences:
- a CDS encoding M15 family metallopeptidase, translating into MKSSRFTTTYRAVFLICIIFFFRVIAARAQTGTQVDPRSVFSELRILKRAYPDIVFSISYDTMVEDWKITIEANEKSTSLYWADGRYVRSDQYDEKERYRLLIYPYRIELMDPATLSPEQIAAIESFGSTKRRSRAPVSNTAFFDAIYDSATRSSVESHIVKFTFLGKQINVHEKITGPLKRVETKILQLARNDSAVKEFTESIASMHGYAWREVRDTAGRSFHSMGLALDMLPSHGEGKVIYWLWEKNSGNETWMLVPLDKRWMPPDSVLSAFEEEGFIWGGKWPVWDNMHFEYRPELIISARENERKSE
- a CDS encoding AGE family epimerase/isomerase; protein product: MNTIHTKEAIRNYLETCTTQLYDNILPFWLQNAPDTKHGGFFHQFDRNGSLNSQEKGIWVQGRFTWLLSWLSNSAGSEKERSHYLGLAETGARFILDHAIAPNGRCYYLLGRSGEPLRQRRYLFSEVFTALGLHAYGSAAGDKESVEQAKRLIEVINHYLAHPELLESKYLPGVVSLRSHSMTMIMINLFQQMRSQSSNAEVKIGLTKRIEKQIDEFLRYFFHPSEEVVLEFSDPEGEIVDTPAGREINPGHSLETAWFLMEEYRYTKNHFYLERAMQIVDWAFARGWDTRYGGFFSFLDLYDHDSPHIEAAMKYWWPHTEALYASLLAYALSGKENYADYFLQVADYLFGSFPDPEYPEWFGYLSRDGVPASGAKGNLWKGPFHIPRSLKLCLDLRPLLGL